The genomic segment tctccagtgggtaacaaagttcaaaccccacagcataaaaatcacagggtctacacaatctatcaataatactactagcaacaaaagaatgtgtagcaccaaaatcaatcaatgcattataaggggttccagcactaagaagatgacctgtaacaactgagggagaagcctcatcttttgcttgagtcaatgcgaacattcgagctggggccgagctgttcgCTTttctgggctcttcctttcttgccttagggaaatcctttttaagatgacccactgctccacatgagaagcaggcccttgccctacactctcccaaatgatgcctcttgcacttAGGGCACTcaggacttccaggcttcattaccacctggacgacccattgaaataccacggggccgcctatcaggacctagaccttggaaggtgtcaggaaccttcctcttctgctcactggggcctacacccctaccagaacccacaaatggaggacctgtcctcctgaactcctttctgaTTGCACTGtcttgccagatcttgttctctgcactctcagctgtgagtgccttctcaaccacctgtgcataggtagtaaccccaaccACAGTGGTGATTCGTatatcacgggctaatctgggctgtagcccctgcaaaaatctatctcttctggtcccatcagtgggcaccagctccatggcaaatttttccaaacgatcaaactttaaggtgtactcagtgactgacaaatttccctgaagtagcctaatgaattttTCAGCTTTAGctaccctgatggcatcattgtagtatttctcattaaacagagtttgaaactcttcccaactcaagtaattaacattcttggtctgggtaatcacctcccaccaaatccgggcatcctcctgaaacatataattGGCACAGGCcgccctctcattaccagttaccctcatgaaatcaaggatagtggtaatcatgctcatccattgctcttcCTTGGCAGGATCTgtactgccctcaaatactggaggttgttgcttcctgaacctttcatagagaggttcccatttatttccaacctcaggcagctgctcagctgctggcaccgacacaggaggtgtcTCTAATACACTAACCACTGCAGACGCTTGCtgttgtcttaggagacgaagctcttccccctgtctcaacactgttcCCTGCAGATCATTAAACAATTGCTGCCAATTTTcaagagctggctgtggaatctgtgactggtcattctcctgaccctgactattattattctggccttgatcaccttggccagctgacatgtctgtctgccctggattcattcttatctattATACCTTgttgaaacaatgatcaatacgaccagtcaggtagtaataactaaacctcttgccgccttacggtccaagaacaagcagacattTATCATATTCCaaagtcatacaattatacaagcagatacatgtttatagcatttagcactcagcatgtatcacataataattcacaatcaacaatactaataagtatgttccagcaatctcagcactaattagcacacaattgctgaggatataatattttagggcataggtttaacatggtgtctcatgtatacaggtaaaacatatatactatatttaagcagttatacatataactacatatatagttaccaaatcatgagttgagcttgacttcagtgatgagtgtacatggcCTAGCCAGTCTACatgaaccctaaccttggcatgctctgataccaagttgtaatgcactggttaccccagaacagttatggtgaatgGTGAACCAAAAACttgactcgctacccaagtcctttggttaaaaacgtgcttctaagtgttattaacaggctaaggtggaaaaccaataaaaatgaaaggatatattttattaaatacataaaactgttcatgggcccatcaaaaacatttacaagctatttataattcaaaatggtcTTTacttcaaatttacaaacccgtcgacctaagcggcaaaaatagggtaaaccccctagttcctctgagaactccttggtcgtggtggtcaagcggccgcatatgtacacatcaccacctaagctctccactcaaggctaggtgagcttttctttccctttacttgcaccacatagcacccatgagccaaggcctagcaagaaaacacagtaaagcatgatataatatcaacaatgatcataataatcattcaggactttcagtccaaaataggtaAATGACAgaggaaaagtcactaaggtgggtacagctccctttagccatgtgacgatagggtcaccgaggcttaaCATATAAGTGaatctttcactagcttaaacaggttaggtgcatgatgactagtcaccaacacaacctacctcatgaccatagaatcataaccatggaactctgttctctagccatgtgacaaacagtcacctaggccttaggccctggctctgagtaactaatcctagactagtcaagcgcttataagtttcatcgaccttagggtcggtccagcattaatgccttagagtcattcaacgctgatatcgattagatctaatcttcattcggccctgcgttcaggacgcttatgtcgtttctgactattaggtcagtgatacgcgaccagtgccgtccctgactaatcagtgccatacacaagtaaacaacatcctctggcatttaatatgtaatcaatatccacatttatcaaccaacttggatcaacaacaatcatgcatgtcatatacacagggtgcagtttccttacctcaggttcgagcgagaataaaacaagaacgactcctgagaacgatcgacattttgattccttagcagttacctaatcataaccaattataacctctattaaggaaaataaacaatgaaagggtcttaacctgaaccccactctcgggacctcgaaacatgcccacacggtgagtagattcgatcccgggccttaaggattgaaaccccgagccaaaaacccttaaaaacactaaaAACAGGATTTTGGAGGAACagagcagcgctacagcgctgctcaatagcgccccagcgctatactcagaacccccaaaccgcccaaaagcatcctgtgtagcgctatagcgccctatgatgggcgctgtagcgctacccccagactggTTTTCCCCTtaaacttccttcttcgactccttcagttctaacctgattccaatgcttccaaacctatttttggtgccaaatgaacccaaaaaccatcctcacataccccaaacatcacaactacaagaaccctagccaaaactcccaacaaaaccaatcattcaacctagaaatcccaactgaaaatcagaactaaaacagagcagaacagggattttaatggctagaaacttacctcaagctcaaattatgatgctcttcaatggtggagcacagtcctaaactcccaaggcttacttcccaagcttgaatcctcaagaatggcccaaaaatcacaaagaacaaGGAAGGAAAATAGGTACGGGGAAGCTCTTGAAGTTACTATGTTTTTCTCCACCTTTCtacagcctaaaatggcttatatctatcctaggggtgaaaatacaaaaatacccctaggtcaattaagggtttctaaaggctcccaagggcaaaattggtatttcccacctatctcgttaatcataattaacgctctccaattcccgctattctcaataatctcaaacaccaataattcatatcctgttaccctttatttcccggtaacgctctaatcattaaaatcaccccgagactcttCCCgggccccgaacttaaacctgttatgactagaccgctaattaatattccaagatcgtctcatgccgaatagctcgaacaaacccacattataatgtggtctcaacaaaaggtcaccgacatgcatacaaatatacaattatgccctcaacggaccaaattatcaaaacacccctgtaataaaatgtggacccacatgcatgcatttaacatcatattataatataattcccataaacatgcacataatcatttaatggcataattaaacaattatggccctccccgcctactaatccagccattaaaccgcgttagggatttcggggcattccCATGTGACAGGGACGTTTTCTGCATGGTTAGAGGATTTGTTCCAGAGGTATGATGGGGAGAAGAGGAATATCATAGCCATGACTTGTTGGGCTATCTGGAAAGTAAGAAATGATGTGGTGTGGAAGGGGAAAATCCCTAGAGTGGCTACTGTGCATCATTTGGCCACAAGCATGTTGGAGCAATGGACTAGAGCTCAGAATAAGGTTGAAACCCCAACTGCTGCCTATTTGACTAAGGAGGATGGAGTTGAGAAATGGAGATTGCCGGCAGAAGGAGTAGTTAAAGTCAATGTTGATGCAGCGCTTTTTTCAGAGATCCCTGCATTCATCTATGCCTGTGTGGCTAGGGATAGTCATGGCCATGTTCTTGAGGCCATCACATGCTGTAGACAGGGAGTGGTATCTCCAGAGATGGCAGAGGCCATGGGTGTGAGGGAAGCCCTTAGTTGGATAAAGAGGAAAAATTGGAACCATGTGCTCATTGAGACAGATTGTCTCACTGTGATTCAGGCATTACGGAGTAGAGTAAAAATGGACTCTTATTTTGGGTCAGTAATATCTGAATGTAAGAGTCTGTGGTCTGCTTTAAATTTAGTTGATTTGTTATTTGTCAAACGATCAGCGAACAATGTAGCTCATGCTATTGGTCGAGCTTCTTGTTCTGTTGCTGATCGTGCTTTCAGGAGTGATGATTTCTCTCCTGCTATTTGTGATGTAATATTGAAGGATATTTGCTAATAAATTtcctaaaagtttaaaaaaaaaaaaaaaagtttatggatttttctttttcaaatatcttctttcatcttaaatatcatgtattttttattgttagcacatatttacactttgttcttcattagtgcaaaaacataatattatttgtgtaagatgtgtcattaaattgcacatatccaatgcttagaacaaaaatattatgttttgccttataaataatgttatttgattttttgttgtttcattaggttgattcacattaaatactttgaaattatactttttgaaaagagaagaaaaatcatatctttttagaagaaatttgtgcttaaaattataaatctatttgaaaaatgatgatttgatttattttaactatcactgaaatttggaaatcaatgtacttataaatattattgaacttatattttgtggattctaataccttaataatcttcttttaccatcttgatttctactattaatttatgtttatacattgtctttaatttctttattattgtcttttattttattttcattatacaaaaatctcatcaatctttggagctaggttagaatttattaattttgatttaaaatagttttcttttttattttagacaacttctttgggttcgatctcgtgcttacacgaacactatatttcatataggATTCGTGCGCTtacgagttataaatttttaaaacatacccgtttttggTCCATTAGGGGTTGTCAATTCTCTCCCTTGTTGGAACTATTTTTGTGTGTATGCTCCTCCGGTTCGGTCTCAACAAGGAAATTTTTGGTGGGCTCTTTCTCATCAGGTTGGGAATGGTTCAATTCCTTGGGTGGTTATGGGTGATCTTAATTGTGTGCTAGACCCTCTTGAGAAGGAGGTAGAATGTTCACTTGGTCGGAGGGGGCTGGGCTTCGGGAGTTTATGAGGGAGACTGGAAATGTTGACCTGGGAGGTGATGGGGCTTCTTTACTTGGTCCAATTGGCAAAGTATTGGTCATCTTATCAGAGAAAGGCTGGATAGAGTGGTGGTTTGACACTGGTTGGGTGGCAGCCTTTCCTAAACCTAGGGTCAAGACATTGCCTATTAAAGATTCTGATCATGCTCCAATTATTCTGGATCTTAATTTGAACAAAGACAGGTTTCATACTTCTTTCAGGCTCTTGGATGCTTGGTGTAATGTTCCAGGATGTAGAGAGGATATTTGTATGGTTTGGGATCGGGCAAGCTCGGTTCTTCGGTGCTTCCAGTTTCAATCTAAATTggttcaaaccagtcaagcctTGCGTAggtggaacatggaggtgtacggtTTTTTCCAGGACAAGTTAAGAATCCTTGAGTCTTTTCTGGTTGATATTCAAAAGAGGTCTTCGACTCCAGATAACTTGCAATTAGAAACTTCGATCCTTTTGAAGGTGGAAGAAATCGCTGCTAGGCAAGCTAAGATTTAGAGACAGAAATCTCAGAAGTTGTCTCAAGCATGGGGACCAGAAGTCAAAATTCTTTCATGTCTCTACCCTTGTGCGTAGAGATAAGAATAGAATTTGGTCGATCTCTAACGATGGGTTAAATTGGATTTTGGGCAGAGCCAATATTGGGGAGTATTTTATACGAAATTTTAAGGAGGTTTATAGCTCTATCTCTCCTAATATCCGTCAAGAGTTGTTTGAGTTAATTCAACCGTCAGTCAGTCTTGAAGTTAATGATGCCTTAGTCACTCGCCCCAGTTTTGATGAAGTTAAGTCCATGGTATGGGCAATGGATGTCTTGAAATCTCCAGGACCTGATGGTATGCCAGTTAAATTCTACAAGGAGTATTGGGACATAGTGGGCAATGATTTAGTTGGTGTTGTCCAAACCTTCTTCTCTTTGGGGATCCTCCCTAGGTTGGCTGATCGTGCTTTCATTGTTCTCATCCCTAAATAAAATTCCTCCCAAGGTTTCAATGATTATCGGCCGATCAGTCTCTATAATGTGGTGTGCAAGGTCATTTCCAAGATCGTGGCCAACCATTTGAGTAAAATTCTTCATGAGTTAATTTCTCATTTTCAATCAGCTTTTATTCCTGGTAGATGGATTACGGATAATACTATTCTTGCCCATGAGATTATTCATTCAATGAAGAAGAAAACGACAAGATTTGAGGAAGTGGGGATCAAGCTGGACATGTCTCAGGCATATGACCGAATGGAGTGGCATTTCATTGATAAAGTTCTACAGCCTTTTGGTTTTTTGAATCGGGTTCAACATTTGATCTCTTTTTTCATGTCTACGGTTTCCTTCTTTGTGCTTCTTAATGGTGGTCCGCTTAAGGAATTCAAGCTGACTCAGGGTTTAAGGCAAGGTGATCCATTGTCGCCCTACATTTTCATTCTTTGTAGTGAGGTTTTATCCAAACTTATTCTCAGGGAGGAGGGTAGGGGACTTATTACTAGGCTCAGGATCTCACAAGATTGTCCCCCCATTTCTCTTCTTTTGTATGTGGACGATTGTTTCCTCTTCTGTAAAGCGAAGGACTGGGAGGTGGCTTCCATCCAGAGTTGCATGGATACTTACTGCAGGTGGTCGGGCCAATTGATAAATGGTAGCAAGTCTTCGATTCTTTTTTCTGAGAATACTAGAGGAATTGACCGGGATAGGATCAGGGAGCTCTTGGGTTTTCGCATAATGGATGATCGGGCTACGTTTCAAGGAAACCTTTTGCTCCTTTCTAAAAAGAAGaggcaatatttttttttttatcaagaaagaaATATATTGAATAAAACAAGATTACAATCAACAGTTCAAATGAGAATAACCACCCACAGCCTACAGCTGCTGAATAAACTCAACTAGCCGCAACTCAGAGGCTTTAAGCTTCTGACTAACAAACCTTAACAATCTAGCTTTCAGACTCATAATAATCAATGCATCAATTTTCAAAACAGTCATAGAACAATGGTCAAATATACAAGAGTTCCTATTGATCCAAATAAAATAGACTGCAACGGCAAGAACAGCAGCAGCTATTCTTTGATGAAGACCTCTAGGCCTCCCAACCATCCAAAGAAGCCTGTCTGAATATGTAGAAGGCCAAGTAGCAGAACCAAACCACTTGCTAATCGGCTTCAGCACCTGTTGCGAAAAGGAATAGTCAAAAAATAAATGGCCATGCGATTCAGCTTCTAAGTCACAAACAGGGCACATAATGGACTCCACTTGAACACGACAATGAATCAAATTATCCCTCGTAAGCAAATGACCTAAAACCAACTGCCATAATATGAATCTATGCTTTGGAACAGACACATTACACCAAACAACCTTAGCAAACTAGCATTGTCCTTTTGTATCAAGTGATTATACAGTCTAGAAATGTTCAGCTTGCCTTTGGTAACCGAAGCCACCAACACATCATAAGAAAAAGTATCTCTCAGCTTAATaagcttcctccaataccagctcacATCTACTTAAGGTCTATATTGCCAAAAATCATGTCCTTTGAGATAGACAGTAGCTGTCCATTTGACCCATAATGAATCTTGTTTAGATGAAACAGCCCATATGTACTTGGCCAGCATAGTTGTATTCCATTTAGCCCCTTCCTTAAAGTCgataccccccaagtgcttgggtAAACAAACCTAATCCCAAGAAGACAGATGCAATTTGCTCCGATTTCCATTGGCTCCCCATAAAAAGTtcctacacaacctatcaatgtCATGTATAACTCATTAAGGAAGCagaaaaatactcatccaataCAATCTAATACCCAACAAAACCGAATGTATCAATTGAGATCTCCCAACAA from the Humulus lupulus chromosome X, drHumLupu1.1, whole genome shotgun sequence genome contains:
- the LOC133805913 gene encoding uncharacterized protein LOC133805913 yields the protein MTCWAIWKVRNDVVWKGKIPRVATVHHLATSMLEQWTRAQNKVETPTAAYLTKEDGVEKWRLPAEGVVKVNVDAALFSEIPAFIYACVARDSHGHVLEAITCCRQGVVSPEMAEAMGVREALSWIKRKNWNHVLIETDCLTVIQALRSRVKMDSYFGSVISECKSLWSALNLVDLLFVKRSANNVAHAIGRASCSVADRAFRSDDFSPAICDVILKDIC